From a single Photobacterium gaetbulicola Gung47 genomic region:
- a CDS encoding glycosyltransferase (COG0438) — translation MEFLVFGEDWGRHPSSSQHILQAIGEKYPVHWINSIGLRQPTLTRRDLKRVWEKICAARPKLSARPCPKATVPSLTALEPATITKPMVWPMAQSSLLRHLNRQLLKRQLRRHLNAKQSQRIIWAALPSAVDYLDICDGDLVVYYCGDDFSALAGVDHQQATRAEQRLVARADLIFACSPALQERFPASKTVLLPHGVHLSHFAKPTDCPDDIDLSRPSIGFYGSLNAWLDQPLLLRLAKARPNFNFYFIGRQDSDIETLRQQGNIILLPAKPHHQLARYLQHWTMAILPFVDNEQIQACNPLKLREYLAAGCPVISSRYPATLPYHSVITTATSTDEWLTAIDHYIQWTPQQRQSYSRQAYRAVANESWDHRAIQAVEAIQQGLSP, via the coding sequence ATGGAATTTCTGGTTTTCGGCGAGGATTGGGGGCGTCACCCCTCCAGCAGCCAACACATATTGCAGGCAATCGGGGAAAAGTATCCGGTCCATTGGATCAACTCCATCGGCTTACGCCAACCGACACTGACCCGCAGGGATCTCAAGCGGGTATGGGAAAAAATCTGCGCCGCCAGGCCGAAGTTAAGCGCTCGGCCGTGCCCTAAAGCAACCGTACCAAGCCTGACGGCCTTAGAGCCAGCAACCATCACCAAGCCAATGGTATGGCCAATGGCACAATCTTCATTGCTCAGGCACCTCAACAGGCAGTTACTCAAACGGCAACTCAGACGGCACCTCAATGCAAAGCAATCCCAGCGGATAATTTGGGCGGCGCTACCCAGTGCGGTTGATTACCTCGATATCTGCGACGGCGATTTAGTCGTGTATTACTGTGGCGATGATTTTTCCGCTCTGGCTGGCGTCGATCACCAACAGGCTACCAGGGCCGAACAGCGCTTGGTAGCTCGGGCTGATCTCATTTTTGCCTGTAGCCCCGCCCTTCAAGAAAGATTTCCCGCCAGCAAAACCGTTCTGCTACCGCACGGGGTACATTTGTCGCATTTTGCAAAACCAACCGATTGTCCTGATGATATCGACCTATCGCGGCCCAGTATCGGTTTCTATGGTAGCCTTAATGCCTGGCTGGATCAGCCCTTGCTGCTCAGGCTTGCCAAGGCCCGGCCCAATTTCAATTTTTACTTTATCGGCCGCCAAGATAGTGATATCGAGACATTGCGCCAGCAAGGAAATATCATCTTATTACCCGCCAAGCCCCACCACCAGCTAGCCCGCTACCTGCAACACTGGACCATGGCTATCCTACCCTTTGTTGATAATGAGCAAATTCAGGCATGTAACCCATTAAAACTCAGAGAATATCTAGCCGCGGGCTGCCCAGTGATCAGCAGCCGCTATCCCGCAACGCTTCCTTACCATTCCGTCATCACCACCGCCACCAGCACCGATGAGTGGTTGACCGCTATCGACCACTACATCCAGTGGACACCCCAGCAAAGACAGAGCTATTCGCGACAAGCCTATAGAGCCGTAGCAAATGAAAGCTGGGATCACCGTGCGATACAAGCCGTCGAGGCCATTCAGCAGGGGCTGAGCCCCTGA
- a CDS encoding hypothetical protein (COG0110) — translation MRAFVKAHLAPSHLALLKNGIRQLRGCYFPCIPGVHRCIYHLHLAVKQSLHCILQKCYFTPMFISRLANRPRQLHLACGMPQVLGPLDIQIGEQCRLSGIATYCGRAWGQQKPRLIVGNNVDIGWQNTLAVGRTIRIDDNVRLAGQVFLAGFPGHPIDPIARADGQPDTENQVGDIHLCRNTWLGTGVMVMAGVTIGEASVIAAGSVVTKDIPPGVLAGGNPARVIKPLEY, via the coding sequence ATGCGCGCGTTCGTCAAGGCCCATCTGGCACCTAGCCACCTTGCGCTCCTTAAAAACGGGATCCGTCAGTTACGCGGATGCTACTTTCCTTGTATTCCGGGAGTGCACCGTTGTATATATCACTTGCACCTTGCTGTTAAGCAAAGCTTGCATTGCATTTTGCAAAAGTGCTACTTCACCCCCATGTTTATCTCCCGCCTCGCCAACCGGCCACGCCAACTCCACCTCGCTTGTGGTATGCCACAAGTCCTTGGCCCGCTGGATATTCAAATCGGCGAACAATGCCGCCTCTCCGGTATCGCAACCTACTGCGGACGGGCATGGGGGCAGCAAAAGCCCCGGCTTATCGTGGGGAACAATGTCGATATCGGCTGGCAGAACACCCTTGCGGTGGGGCGTACCATTCGGATTGACGACAATGTCAGGCTTGCCGGTCAAGTCTTTCTCGCCGGTTTTCCCGGCCACCCTATCGATCCCATCGCCCGGGCTGATGGCCAGCCGGACACCGAGAACCAGGTAGGTGATATTCATCTGTGCCGCAATACCTGGCTTGGCACCGGCGTCATGGTGATGGCCGGCGTTACCATCGGTGAAGCAAGCGTGATCGCCGCAGGCAGTGTCGTAACAAAAGACATCCCCCCCGGCGTGCTCGCCGGAGGAAACCCGGCTCGAGTGATCAAGCCGCTGGAGTACTGA